One part of the Rutidosis leptorrhynchoides isolate AG116_Rl617_1_P2 chromosome 1, CSIRO_AGI_Rlap_v1, whole genome shotgun sequence genome encodes these proteins:
- the LOC139885666 gene encoding uncharacterized protein: MKHKIRSESSKQASTLFIINDQQPHDSCKRRKTTTSAKETEKGDRSTTGRKIQQLHSSYPNVSVLKKEILETCPGSYNNCHCKSCMPEIPNGYSCAENEKFQFSKHNLRGANEEQLMEKELDANLKALCSPFASQTRPTRLLSAASNRSG, from the exons ATGAAGCACAAAATTCGTAGTGAATCGAGTAAACAAGCTTCAACATTGTTTATTATTAATGATCAGCAACCACACGATTCATGTAAAAGAAGAAAAACAACTACTTCAGCAAAG GAGACTGAAAAAGGTGATAGATCCACAACTGGTCGGAAAATTCAACAACTGCATTCATC GTACCCCAATGTTTCGGTTTTAAAGAAGGAGATTTTGGAGACGTGCCCTGGTAGTTACAACAACTGCCACTGCAAATCGTGCATGCCTGAA ATTCCAAATGGATATTCGTGTGCTGAAAACGAAAAATTCCAATTCTCTAAACATAATCTAAGAGGGGCTAATGAGGAGCAACTGATGGAGAAGGAACTAGATGCAAATCTTAAAG CCTTGTGTTCACCTTTCGCATCACAAACAAGACCCACAAGACTCCTATCTGCCGCTTCTAACAG